One window of Hydractinia symbiolongicarpus strain clone_291-10 chromosome 3, HSymV2.1, whole genome shotgun sequence genomic DNA carries:
- the LOC130636818 gene encoding coiled-coil domain-containing protein 1-like → MRLIMTISLIQSTTLVFNFSKKWLIKKKIQMSFPEKNHDVHYLRIYVVYNNNNQIGIYPQKTKRSRKNQKIVSFMTDIVMKVTIQFTVHTIFNVTFGLAAQEIFQYNKSDSFNDEDEDEDEDEDEDEDEDEDEDEDEDEDEDEDEDEDEDEDEDEDEDEDEDEDEDEDEDEDEDEDEDEDEDEDEDEDEDEDEDEDEDDDDDDDDDDDDDDDDDDDDDDDDDDDDDDDDDDDDDDDDDDDDDDDDDDDDDDDDDDDDDDDDDDDDDDDDDDDDDDDNK, encoded by the exons ATGAG ACTTATCATGACCATTTCACTAATTCAATCAACTACTTTGGTTTttaatttctcaaaaaaatg GCTAATCAAAAAAAAGATTCAGATGTCTTTTCCGGAAAAAAACCACGACGTTCATTACTTAAGAATATACGTTGTCTACAATAACAACAACCAGATAGGAATTTACCCTCAGAAAACAAAA AGATCCCGCAAAAATCAGAAGATTGTGTCTTTCATGACTGATATAGTCATGAAAGTCACAATTCAATTCACAGTTCATACTATTTTCAACGTTACATTTGGTTTAGCTGCACAAGAGATATTCCAATATAATAAGTCAGATTCCTTTAAT gACGAGGACGAGGACGAGGACGAGGACGAGGACGAGGACGAGGACGAGGACGAGGACGAGGACGAGGACGAGGACGAGGACGAGGACGAGGACGAGGACGAGGACGAGGACGAGGACGAGGACGAGGACGAGGACGAGGACGAGGACGAGGACGAGGACGAGGACGAGGACGAGGACGAGGACGAGGACGAGGACGAGGACGAGGACGAGGACGAGGACGAGGACGAGGACGAGGACGAGGACGAGGACgaggacgatgatgatgatgatgatgatgatgatgatgatgatgatgatgatgatgatgatgatgatgatgatgatgatgatgatgatgatgatgatgatgatgatgatgatgatgatgatgatgatgatgatgatgatgatgatgatgatgatgatgatgatgatgatgatgatgatgatgatgatgatgatgatgatgatgatgatgatgatgatgatgatgatgatgatgatgatgataataaataa
- the LOC130636819 gene encoding 5-hydroxytryptamine receptor 1B-like produces MTGEWRIGELDHFKELLNGLSSGRKLKKKTVWKKKSKVVTLLWKTYEQLFMIDAKFYADKKTRRQENYMKFAKTDKNMNITCNTAYVGLPSLKEEHVILLIILNITIMTANILTNLFVIYSLVRTNQIRNHSIKLILYLSISDLLLAIIVQPFTTLVLFQTIHTRNCNVESIAESFSAFFSHTSAYITATIGLDRYVRVRFLNNFSKVLTKRRMHLILANIFVMSLVQSGLYVYGTQLKKRVLSRYISVTIDFFIVLAIIALYLLSIKRMRQYRRNSNFKKTIKKIDQRMTRLSSKILLSIGLIYSVYIIVAIPHAMLNNQVYGVWKQWLEFALILAYVLTFWNAFINAVLFLNANKKSRKRSSLRSEERRSTLNMKLGQTKEPKCCRLEDTSLLSKEQTSI; encoded by the exons ATGACAGGAGAGTGGAGGATTGGTGAATTGGATCACTTTAAGGAACTTTTAAATGGCTTAAGCTCTG GCagaaaattaaagaagaaaaccgtttgGAAAAAGAAATCTAAAGTAGTGACGTTATTG TGGAAAACTTATGAGCAATTGTTTATGATTGATGCTAAGTTCTATGCAGATAAAAAAACACGAAGACAGGAAAACTATATGAAGTTTGCTAAGACGGACAAAAACATGAATATAACATGCAACACAGCATATGTGGGATTGCCAAGTTTAAAAGAAGAACATGTAATACTTCTAATTATCTTGAATATTACTATTATGACTGCCAATATTTTGACAAATCTATTTGTTATTTATAGCCTTGTTAGGACAAATCAAATTAGAAACCACTCGATAAAACTTATTTTGTATCTCAGTATATCAGATTTACTACTAGCGATTATTGTTCAGCCTTTTACGACATTAGTGCTGTTTCAGACCATCCATACAAGAAATTGTAATGTTGAGAGCATCGCGGAGAGTTTTTCGGCATTTTTCTCGCACACTTCTGCGTATATTACAGCCACCATTGGATTGGATCGATACGTGAGAGTTcgctttttaaacaatttttcgaAGGTTTTAACAAAAAGACGAATGCATCTCATCTTGGCGAATATATTCGTTATGTCACTTGTTCAAAGCGGTTTATATGTTTACGGTACGCAATTGAAAAAGCGTGTTTTGAGTAGATATATTTCAGTTACTATTGATTTTTTCATCGTGTTAGCAATTATTGCTTTGTACCTATTAAGCATAAAAAGGATGCGTCAATACAGACGGaattctaactttaaaaaaacaatcaagAAAATTGACCAACGTATGACAAGATTGTCTTCAAAGATTTTATTAAGCATTGGTTTGATCTATTCTGTTTACATCATTGTCGCTATACCACACGCTATGCTAAATAATCAAGTCTATGGAGTTTGGAAACAATGGCTGGAATTTGCTCTAATCTTGGCTTACGTATTAACATTTTGGAATGCTTTTATAAACGCAGTCTTGTTTTTGAATGCTAACAAAAAGTCAAGGAAGAGAAGTAGTCTTCGTAGCGAGGAAAGACGTTCTACATTGAACATGAAATTAGGACAGACAAAAGAACCTAAGTGTTGCCGTCTGGAGGACACTTCTCTTTTATCGAAAGAACAAACATCCATCTGA
- the LOC130635634 gene encoding lysophosphatidic acid receptor 6-like codes for MKEKINDTTLEKIPEAILEELIEFCCYTMNGKLQSNSSNETISLCAGFYSTCHDGRTEEDGDFSLIAQILMLTLSIAAFLLNSSVIIYFKMFKHKKQSSEYVLLSFSCADAIFAFVLTLALAIPLAATTATKSTLESFELVTDQIVQFSIYASVFYVLAITLERFCAVIAPFKYSIYVKTKKRKKYIFVIWILTLSLQGIMAIVEHVGPSHMKHEREIIVEKTWAVIVLVCGFTCFVVYSLTFIYLSRAWKITNKLKSRGCSKKEKIALITAVLMAIGFLIFTVPISISMFYQHSHSATVVAVRCLFITNAIFNPVVYFWRGQWIKRKSQRESQSTTMHQSIKASEGLLNTLNTNV; via the coding sequence atgaaagaaaaaataaatgataCAACGTTGGAAAAGATACCTGAAGCCATTTTAGAAGAACTTATCGAATTCTGTTGTTATACAATGAATGGAAAATTGCAATCAAACagtagcaatgaaacgatttcgtTATGTGCAGGGTTTTATTCTACGTGCCATGACGGGCGTACTGAAGAAGATGGTGACTTTTCGTTGATCGCTCAAATACTCATGTTGACACTGTCTATTGCAGCATTTTTACTAAACTCGTCTGTTATAATATACTTCAAAATgtttaaacacaaaaaacaatctTCAGAATACGTTCTGCTAAGCTTCTCATGCGCCGATGCAATCTTTGCCTTTGTATTAACACTAGCGTTAGCAATACCATTGGCTGCAACAACCGCAACTAAATCAACCCTGGAGAGTTTTGAATTAGTTACTGATCAGATCGTACAGTTTTCAATCTATGCATCAGTTTTCTATGTTTTGGCAATTACACTGGAACGGTTCTGTGCTGTAATTGCACCATTTAAATACTCAATTTatgtaaaaacaaagaaaaggaagaaatacatttttgtaataTGGATTCTTACATTATCCCTGCAAGGAATTATGGCAATAGTTGAACATGTCGGCCCTTCCCACATGAAACATGAAAGGGAAATTATTGTAGAAAAAACATGGGCTGTTATTGTTCTTGTTTGTGGGTTTACATGCTTTGTAGTTTATTCGTTAACGTTTATTTACTTGTCACGTGCTTGGAAAATCACAAATAAACTAAAATCGCGTGGTtgtagtaaaaaagaaaaaatagctcTCATTACAGCTGTTTTAATGGCTATTGGATTTTTAATATTCACTGTTCCTATATCAATATCCATGTTTTATCAGCATTCACATTCAGCTACTGTTGTTGCTGTTCGTTGCTTGTTTATCACTAACGCCATTTTTAACCCTGTAGTATATTTTTGGAGAGGACAATGGATCAAGCGCAAATCTCAAAGAGAATCACAAAGTACGACAATGCATCAATCGATAAAAGCCTCTGAAGGCTTGTTGAACACTTTAAATACTAATGTTTAG
- the LOC130635635 gene encoding polyunsaturated fatty acid 5-lipoxygenase-like isoform X1: MEQARMLWLFAGLAFLANLYSCNSIEGLDFAELHELSGNDDFHHDEREFTEIVMDHNKCYLPRPCKISLPQHTTSKKCLMKRAFDTIKARFWYKITDETQQSTINFPFKFIPFLNQTNNSIAFYYAIDKFESKYFILYLTWVKTMGVVLEKMNKAFALAPFFTIKEYEIVHQSFEAAIKSLRVPQHFNSPQSDPSHTSFISNKKWEDDDTFSQYVLTMQCPWTLRKVTKRGKVGLQFSKLVKQLNPVFDFTAALSQAYGRRITLYQAARQQRLYVLYNEEHNGMPTFEDILDKNPNDTRTLINVTSPITLFIRNRRRQLKVVAIQWDYLPSSDVFTPSSPKAQWLSARGMALQAHQDVCQFKHHLGHVHFVYTIFCLAFRRHFSTLHPLYDVLKFHCEGTTPHISTAYPALSFPQSYGHQYFAVSHIGVANLSTQAYQERRYGMFDFETLMKKRGLNDRLLRYNPFRDDGKVIWRELKSFAYRLVKMYYRRDLDVKMDRELQSFANEVSADGTGQDGGKGKFTGFPSSFCSRHQLSLFITRFLWYNIIHVTVNYAISPTYLPMMPVKLYNDTAPNAAGKYAHFLPDSRVTVGATHFGDTLSHFRANRIMDYYDRVNDKKLRYLVKRTYNRFNSCIQRSLQRRNARRKAAGYLGMQYLEPKWLTNSVHI; this comes from the exons ATGGAGCAGGCAAGGATGTTATGGCTGTTTGCAGGGTTAGCCTTCCTTGCTAATCTTTATTCATGCAACAGTATTGAAG GGTTGGATTTTGCTGAACTTCATGAACTTTCTGGTAATGATGATTTCCACCATGACGAACGAGAGTTTACAGAAATAGTAATGGATCACAATAAATGTTACTTACCgc GTCCGTGCAAAATTTCTCTCCCGCAACACACAACGTCTAAAAAATGTCTGATGAAACGTGCGTTCGACACCATAAAAGCAAGATTCTGGTACAAAATTACAGACGAAACACAACAATCAACAATCAATTTTCCGTTCAAGTTTATCCCCTTTTTGAACCAGACAAACAATTCAATCGCTTTTTACTACGCCATCGATAAATTCGAATCAAAATATTTCATACTTTATTTAACATGGGTGAAAACTATGGGTGTTGTTTTAGAGAAGATGAACAAAGCTTTTGCCCTAGCAccttttttcaccattaaagagTATGAAATCGTGCATCAATCTTTCGAAGCCGCTATTAAA AGTTTGCGAGTTCCACAACATTTTAACAGTCCTCAGTCTGATCCATCACACAcaagttttatttcaaacaagAAATGGGAAGATGATGACACTTTCAGTCAATACGTTTTAACAATGCAATGTCCATGGACACTTCGTAAGGTGACTAAACGCG GTAAAGTTGGACTACAATTTTCAAAGCTAGTAAAACAGTTGAATCCAGTATTTGATTTCACTGCAGCCTTATCGCAAGCATATGGACGAAGGATAACTTTGTACCAA GCAGCACGTCAACAACGTCTATATGTTTTGTATAATGAGGAACACAATGGCATGCCAACTTTCGAAGATATTCTTGATAAAAACCCAAACGATACGCGTACACTGATTAATGTCACCTCACCAATCACTTTATTCATCAGAAATAGAAGACGTCAATTGAAAGTAGTTGCTATTCAGTGGGATTACTTACCAT CTTCTGATGTATTCACGCCAAGTTCACCGAAAGCACAATGGTTGAGTGCAAGAGGAATGGCTTTGCAGGCCCACCAAGATGTCTGCCAATTTAAACATCATCTTGGCCATGTACATTTTGTTTACACAATCTTCTGCCTTGCCTTCCGACGACACTTCAGCACGCTACATCCTTTATATGATGTTCTCAAATTTCATTGCGAAGGGACAACCCCTCACATATCCACTGCTTATCCAGCCCTGTCCTTTCCCCAATCATATGGACATCAGTACTTTGCAGTGTCGCATATTGGTGTGGCTAACTTGTCGACACAAGCATATCAGGAAAGAAGATATGGAATGTTTGACTTTGAAACACTCATGAAG AAACGTGGTCTTAATGATAGATTATTGAGATATAACCCATTTCGTGACGATGGCAAAGTGATTTGGCGTGAATTAAAATCATTTGCTTATCGATTAGTAAAAAT GTATTATCGTCGTGATCTTGACGTCAAAATGGACAGAGAGCTGCAGAGTTTTGCTAATGAAGTATCTGCTGATGGTACTGGACAAGACGGTGGCAAAGGAAAG ttCACCGGATTTCCCTCATCATTTTGTTCCCGCCATCAACTGTCGCTCTTTATCACAAGATTTCTGTGGTATAATATCATACATGTTACGGTTAATTATGCGATTTCCCCTACGTATTTACCAATGATGCCAGTGAAACTGTACAATGACACAGCTCCAAATGCAGCTGGAAAGTACGCACATTTCTTGCCAGATAGCAGAGTAACAGTG GGTGCAACGCATTTTGGAGACACCCTAAGTCATTTCCGTGCGAATCGAATTATGGATTACTACGATAGGGTGAACGATAAGAAGCTGCGTTATCTAGTTAAGAGAACGTACAATCGATTTAATTCGTGTATCCAACGTAGCTTGCAACGTCGAAACGCACGACGAAAAGCAGCTGGATATTTGGGGATGCAATACCTGGAGCCCAAATGGTTAACCAATAGTGTTCATATCTAA
- the LOC130635635 gene encoding polyunsaturated fatty acid 5-lipoxygenase-like isoform X2, whose protein sequence is MEQARMLWLFAGLAFLANLYSCNSIEGLDFAELHELSGNDDFHHDEREFTEIVMDHNKCYLPQKMNKAFALAPFFTIKEYEIVHQSFEAAIKSLRVPQHFNSPQSDPSHTSFISNKKWEDDDTFSQYVLTMQCPWTLRKVTKRGKVGLQFSKLVKQLNPVFDFTAALSQAYGRRITLYQAARQQRLYVLYNEEHNGMPTFEDILDKNPNDTRTLINVTSPITLFIRNRRRQLKVVAIQWDYLPSSDVFTPSSPKAQWLSARGMALQAHQDVCQFKHHLGHVHFVYTIFCLAFRRHFSTLHPLYDVLKFHCEGTTPHISTAYPALSFPQSYGHQYFAVSHIGVANLSTQAYQERRYGMFDFETLMKKRGLNDRLLRYNPFRDDGKVIWRELKSFAYRLVKMYYRRDLDVKMDRELQSFANEVSADGTGQDGGKGKFTGFPSSFCSRHQLSLFITRFLWYNIIHVTVNYAISPTYLPMMPVKLYNDTAPNAAGKYAHFLPDSRVTVGATHFGDTLSHFRANRIMDYYDRVNDKKLRYLVKRTYNRFNSCIQRSLQRRNARRKAAGYLGMQYLEPKWLTNSVHI, encoded by the exons ATGGAGCAGGCAAGGATGTTATGGCTGTTTGCAGGGTTAGCCTTCCTTGCTAATCTTTATTCATGCAACAGTATTGAAG GGTTGGATTTTGCTGAACTTCATGAACTTTCTGGTAATGATGATTTCCACCATGACGAACGAGAGTTTACAGAAATAGTAATGGATCACAATAAATGTTACTTACCgc AGAAGATGAACAAAGCTTTTGCCCTAGCAccttttttcaccattaaagagTATGAAATCGTGCATCAATCTTTCGAAGCCGCTATTAAA AGTTTGCGAGTTCCACAACATTTTAACAGTCCTCAGTCTGATCCATCACACAcaagttttatttcaaacaagAAATGGGAAGATGATGACACTTTCAGTCAATACGTTTTAACAATGCAATGTCCATGGACACTTCGTAAGGTGACTAAACGCG GTAAAGTTGGACTACAATTTTCAAAGCTAGTAAAACAGTTGAATCCAGTATTTGATTTCACTGCAGCCTTATCGCAAGCATATGGACGAAGGATAACTTTGTACCAA GCAGCACGTCAACAACGTCTATATGTTTTGTATAATGAGGAACACAATGGCATGCCAACTTTCGAAGATATTCTTGATAAAAACCCAAACGATACGCGTACACTGATTAATGTCACCTCACCAATCACTTTATTCATCAGAAATAGAAGACGTCAATTGAAAGTAGTTGCTATTCAGTGGGATTACTTACCAT CTTCTGATGTATTCACGCCAAGTTCACCGAAAGCACAATGGTTGAGTGCAAGAGGAATGGCTTTGCAGGCCCACCAAGATGTCTGCCAATTTAAACATCATCTTGGCCATGTACATTTTGTTTACACAATCTTCTGCCTTGCCTTCCGACGACACTTCAGCACGCTACATCCTTTATATGATGTTCTCAAATTTCATTGCGAAGGGACAACCCCTCACATATCCACTGCTTATCCAGCCCTGTCCTTTCCCCAATCATATGGACATCAGTACTTTGCAGTGTCGCATATTGGTGTGGCTAACTTGTCGACACAAGCATATCAGGAAAGAAGATATGGAATGTTTGACTTTGAAACACTCATGAAG AAACGTGGTCTTAATGATAGATTATTGAGATATAACCCATTTCGTGACGATGGCAAAGTGATTTGGCGTGAATTAAAATCATTTGCTTATCGATTAGTAAAAAT GTATTATCGTCGTGATCTTGACGTCAAAATGGACAGAGAGCTGCAGAGTTTTGCTAATGAAGTATCTGCTGATGGTACTGGACAAGACGGTGGCAAAGGAAAG ttCACCGGATTTCCCTCATCATTTTGTTCCCGCCATCAACTGTCGCTCTTTATCACAAGATTTCTGTGGTATAATATCATACATGTTACGGTTAATTATGCGATTTCCCCTACGTATTTACCAATGATGCCAGTGAAACTGTACAATGACACAGCTCCAAATGCAGCTGGAAAGTACGCACATTTCTTGCCAGATAGCAGAGTAACAGTG GGTGCAACGCATTTTGGAGACACCCTAAGTCATTTCCGTGCGAATCGAATTATGGATTACTACGATAGGGTGAACGATAAGAAGCTGCGTTATCTAGTTAAGAGAACGTACAATCGATTTAATTCGTGTATCCAACGTAGCTTGCAACGTCGAAACGCACGACGAAAAGCAGCTGGATATTTGGGGATGCAATACCTGGAGCCCAAATGGTTAACCAATAGTGTTCATATCTAA